The following proteins come from a genomic window of Paenibacillus spongiae:
- a CDS encoding Gfo/Idh/MocA family protein, with product MSQLTAVLIGAGARGAGSYAPYALDFPHELKLIAVAETDPVRRERTAEAHSIPPERCYASWEELLAEPQLADIAIICTQDRMHYEPTLLALNKKYHVMLEKPMSPDPKECLDMEQAAKDNNRLLTICHVLRYTPFWTAIKRMITEGRIGEVVSIQLNENVGYWHIAHSFVRGNWNNSDKSSPMILAKSCHDMDVLSWLMDKSCTRVSSFGSLMHFNEEHAPEDSTDRCLDCAVEATCPYSAPRFYLSDEFKGWARHFSPDLTKSNIIKGLRETDYGRCVYRSDNNVVDHQVVNMEFEGGATAMFSMCGFTFEQERRIQIMGTSGELRAEGDTITLYDFLTHQKTELTIPPQVTGHGGGDAGIVRSFLKEVRNYNGQDSLTSATASVRSHLMAFAAEESRLNGGKVIVLSDYAEALTAAK from the coding sequence GAAGCTGATTGCGGTAGCAGAGACTGACCCGGTGCGTCGTGAGCGTACCGCGGAGGCGCACTCTATCCCGCCTGAGCGCTGTTACGCGTCATGGGAAGAACTGTTGGCTGAGCCGCAGCTGGCGGATATTGCAATCATATGTACACAAGACCGCATGCATTATGAGCCGACCCTGCTAGCCTTGAATAAGAAATATCACGTTATGCTGGAGAAGCCGATGTCGCCGGATCCGAAAGAATGTCTGGATATGGAGCAGGCGGCCAAGGACAACAACCGTTTATTGACCATCTGTCATGTGCTTCGGTATACGCCCTTCTGGACGGCGATCAAGCGTATGATTACGGAAGGGCGAATCGGCGAGGTGGTCTCTATCCAGCTTAACGAGAACGTCGGCTATTGGCATATCGCCCACAGCTTCGTCCGCGGCAACTGGAACAATTCGGACAAATCCAGCCCGATGATACTAGCGAAGTCCTGCCATGATATGGACGTCTTGTCCTGGCTGATGGACAAGTCATGCACCCGTGTGAGCTCCTTCGGCTCTTTGATGCATTTCAATGAGGAGCATGCGCCGGAAGACTCAACCGACCGCTGCCTGGATTGCGCGGTAGAGGCAACCTGTCCGTATTCGGCGCCTCGCTTCTATCTCAGCGATGAGTTTAAGGGCTGGGCTAGACACTTCTCGCCTGATCTGACCAAATCGAATATTATCAAGGGCCTCCGCGAGACGGACTATGGCCGATGCGTATACCGCAGCGATAATAACGTCGTCGATCATCAAGTTGTAAACATGGAGTTTGAAGGGGGAGCAACGGCGATGTTCAGCATGTGCGGATTCACATTCGAGCAGGAACGGCGGATTCAAATCATGGGAACGAGCGGTGAGCTTCGGGCGGAAGGGGATACGATTACGCTGTATGACTTTTTGACCCATCAGAAAACCGAGCTGACCATTCCGCCTCAAGTAACCGGACATGGCGGGGGAGATGCAGGTATTGTCCGCAGCTTCTTGAAGGAGGTCCGGAATTATAACGGGCAAGATAGCTTGACCTCGGCGACCGCGTCGGTCCGCAGCCACTTAATGGCCTTCGCTGCGGAGGAATCGCGCTTGAATGGCGGGAAGGTCATCGTATTGTCGGATTACGCAGAGGCGTTAACGGCAGCGAAATAG